The DNA sequence AAGTGGCCGTAAAAAGAGTTATCACTACAGAGACACAGAATGTTTGGTATATCATGAATCCTTCAAGATGATTTATGAAGGTACAAATGTACATGTAGAAATTCCAACGGCAATTCATTGCTTGGGGGAGGATGACGGAAGGTATAATAATCATGAGCATAAGTGTAAGAGTATGAAGGGAATAGACACAGGAGAAGTGAGAACACATAGAATGGGTGATATTAATATTAGTGGTGAAATTATCACGAATGGAAAAGACAGTAGTAAAAGGAAAGAGAGTTGTCTAATCCCAATTGATAACTTAAAAGGATTTTTAAAGAACTGTGTAAAAGAGTCCAATTGGAAAAACAGAGATTTGTTTTTAAGAAGCATGAGAAATGTTGATgatattttgaattataattttcatgcTATACGAGAAGgggtatataaattaaatgaactTTCTTTTTATGAACATGACAATTTTCTCCTTCATATAATACgaaataagaaaagaaaagtgGAAGAAAGCAAAGGAATAGAATCAAAATTGTGTGTAAACCATGAACCAGTTGACACATGCTACATAAGGTGTAATAAGAGTGATGTGCAAAACGGCAATACGCagttagaaaaaaatgatatttccAAAGTCAATCCAAATGATGATTATTCCAAATGGTTGATGAACAGGTGTTGTAGTTGTACTTCCAAATTGATTATGTTACTTAaggaggaagaaaaaaattgcgAAAAAttggaagaaataaaaaaaatggaaaattttGAGGAACAGAATGACAAAACGGACGAGAAAAGAGTACTAAGGGAAAATGAAGACACAAAAATAGAGGAAAAGATAAGCCAGGATTCGCTACGGTCACTGTCGAGGCCATTACCATTTTCACTGAATCCATATTCAGTGTCAACCCTACCGTCTGCACCATTAACATTTTCCGTCTACGATAAAGCAGAGCAGATTAACTGCATGGAAGAACCTGGAAATACTTACAAATTTGTTCTTCATATCAAgcagaaagaagaaaaggcAAAAGAGTTGTATGTTTTAAAATCGCGCGTAATTTTTAACTCAAAATTTGAAAGTGCAAATTTGCAGTATGtgatgaaagaaaaaaataaagaagtatattctttatttttaaatagtgATATAAGAAtgaatgagaaaaaaaatcagTGGTTTTACTTTAGTGCTAGTCTTGTTCCAGATGAGTATTACTCTAACGAAttgattaaaaaattaaataagcaAAGAtgtatgaataaatttatatatgaaataaataaagacaAGTACATACATTATGATAATGTAAAATGTGCAGTGGATTTTTCTGATAAATTTGCCATTAGTAATagtaagaaattaaaaaaaccaTTTACTGTTCAATTTAAGATAGCAAATATGTCTaaacctttttttatatataaagatgGTCATTCTCCTTTAGTTTTTTCtgaatgtaaatataaatttgaaaaCAAACAATGGGAAAGAActgcatataatattaaatatataaagaataatacttcgaaatattttaatataaaaaagaattgtaTGGAAAATTTAAGTTATGCTACTTATACGTTACAGTTTAGTTATGACTTTACCTATACATATGATACTGTTTATTTTGCTAGTTCATATCCGTACACTTATTCGTATTTAATGCAGCATttaacatacataaaaaattatgtaagtgaaaagaaacatattaattatttagaTTTGACATTATGTAAAACAAGCTGTGGATTTAATTGCCCCCTTTTGGCAATAAcaaattatgataatatagACGATACACTTAATACGAGGGATGGAAAAAACGACCCCTCAAGGGGTAGTATCGTAAGTGCGACCAATTGTGATGTTAATAACGATGttaaaagtaatattaatgatgaaattagaatttttaatgaaaaaggaaaggatgaaaattatgatataaaaaaggaaaaatacgTTACTTCGGTCAACGAAAGGACCAAGAAATGTAGTGATTTACAAAGTGAGTTACGTAGTGATCTGCAAAGTGAGTTACGTAGTGATCTGCAAAGTGAGTTACGTAGTGATCTACATAGTGAGTTACGTAGTGATCTACAAAGTGAGTTACGTAGTGATCTGCATAATGAGAAATGTAATCTAAGTGATATAAACATCAGGAGTGTAACTGCATTTGAGAATGAACATGTCATATCGTGCAGTGCTCTATGTAACGAAACAAAATGTTCAggtaaaaatgaaacatgCAAGTATCGGAGTAGCAGTAAGGATAACCACGTGAACAATAACGGGGGAGTTATTACAGGGATAAGGGCTTTTGGAAAATATAAGAGTTATGTCGGATTTAGCGACAATACCGCAAATAGAGGTTGTggtacaaataatattaatatcgACTGTAGAGACGAACATAATGAAAAGTGGTGTCTGTATAATTTATGTCACCATTCAAGTGTCGACGATTACATAGAAAAGCTTCCTTTTGAtatgaatggaaaaaaggGAGGGGAGCATCCCCCCTCGAATAGCGATGTATTGGGGAAAATTGACACGGAAAAACTCGGAAAACGATCAAACAGTTTTATGAATGAACTGCCGagtttattaaaaaacaagTTTTATTATGAGGGTAAGAGAAATAAAACGAATGTAGAATTGAAGTCAATACAGTCGTCCATATTGAAATCATCCCAATTACAGTCATTCCAATTACAATCATCCCAATTACAATCATCCCAATCACAGTCATCCCAATTACAGTCATCCCAATTACAATCATCCCAATCACAGTCATCCCATCGCAGCGAATCATCTTGTAActcaaaaaaagaagaaaaaaaaataattattttaactgCTAGGGTGCATCCAGGAGAGACAAATGCAAGTTATGTGATGCATGGTTTTTTGTCCTTCATCATATCAGATAGTATATATGCCAATATTCTTCGtaataattacatttttataattataccaATGCTTAATATCGATGGAGTAGTACTTGGACATAATAGATATTGCTCAAACGGGTTTGACCTGAACAGGCAATGGAATATAcccatttattatttacaccCAACTATCTATTCAGTAAAATGGATGATGAAAAGAATTAGCAAAACAAAGgaaatcatattttattgtgATTTTCATGAGCATtcaagaaaatataattgtttCTTATATGGAAATTTGGAAACAAAAacgtacataaaaaatagaaagttGGCTGAAATATTTCCCGGAATATTTTCCCAATCGACTCCTTGGTTTTCCCTTGAACGTACCATATTTAAAAgtgaagaaaatgaaaattgtgGGATAGCAAGATATGTCTGTGGGAAGGAGTTCAAAATTGACTGTAGTTACACGTTGGAAATTTCGCTGTTAGGCGTGCAAATAAAGAGGGATTCCATCATGGACCACAGCTACAGTAGTTATGGTAACTATGGTAGCTGCGATCACAGCTTGGACCATAACTGTGGTCactattttaactttttgcATCCTGTTAAAAAGGAGGATCCTTTTTTTTCGgagaaaaattatgaattttgCCGCAATTTCGATATTGGGAAAAGAATTATGAACAGGTCAggaaattttaacaaattttgtaaaaaaaaaaaagaaaatcttTCATTTCCCATAGATAGTATCGGAAATAATGATAAGACATATGACGATGTTAATGAAAACGTCAGTAGGAATAATTGTTATGCATGCTTAAGTGaaaaagacaaaataaaaaaaaaaaacgaaaacgGATTTAATAACGTTGAAAAGGAACAAGACAAACATAGGGGAACTATAAATAAGGACTATGATCTGGCATGTGATCCAAgtaaatatgatttttttttttatgatgaGAATCTTTTACTTATGACGGGTATTAGTTTTGGTATTAGTCTTTTTAAgtttatgaattttattactCATTATCACAAATATACAATTTGCAAGGAAATAACTGATAAGGAAAGGAAGTTAGTATTTAGGAAACCAATTATAAGAGAGAGTGAACAATTGAGCAATATGGTCTCACCATTTTAGTAGCAAGAGAAGAAGCAATAAAAGTAGAATGCAACACACTGGTAAAAATTAGAAtgatattaatgaaataaaaaataggagTTATTATGGAGGGGTGGAAAGAATATATTGTAACAACGAGGACAAACCAAATAGTGTTTATTACGCAGGAGGGACAAGTTTATCCATAACTAAGAGATGTATTAGTTCGAAAATTATTGGAAAAATGGATGACACGAGTAGCGCAAAGATTAGCGAAAAATTGAGTTCAAAATATTTCAGTAATGGTACTGATAGACATAGTACCAATTGGTATAATTGCCGTAGGGAAGAGGACGATACTTCGAGAGTAAATAATACCTCTAGTAAGGATGAATTTACAAGAGTTAGAGGAAGTAAAATTATGGATTAAAATGGAAGAAagggaaaggaaaaaaaaaaaaaaaaaaaattaacagtaTAACGAATGATGcgaataaaaaagaaaagaactCTTTGAAAGCACAACAGATGAGTAGCTTAAACAGTAGAGATGGTACTAGGCCTATgaggaaaaacaaattaggtaacagtaataataaaaataataattattattataattatataattataataattataatagtaataataacgcAAGGTATAGCTAGGACAGTAGTAGGTGCAGTCTTAACagttcatatattaaaaacagtGCCATGTATGCAATgagtaattattttaataaagtcTATTTCGTAAAGCTTGAACAATCTGTAACACTTATTACCaacaagaaatattttttttcttttaatgtAGGGTATGTAGAGAAAACCATTAAAAAGGGGAAAGCACACTATTGTATGAGTAAATATGCATCCTATAGTGATAGGGGGGATGacaatgatgatgatgataatgaTGGCAATAACAGAGGGAATGTTTCTATAAACGAAAGGGGCATTTGTGCAGAAAAGGGGGAAAATCCATCAAGACGCATGGAAAGCACAAAATTGCTGAGCAAATGTAAAGACTATAATTTGGGTGGgaaagaaaaagcaaaatataataggAAGAAGGGGAAATATATAGTAacaaaaaggagaaaaagaCTAGTGAAGGGGAAAAAAGTTAGTGGATatcaaggaaaaaaaaagtaaatataaaaaatagtagcAAGGAATTACACAAATTGGATAGCGGTAGATTTAGGAGTAGTAGTAGGAGTAGTAGCATCAGTGGCAATGACAGAATTATGAGCTTAATCGttaatcataaaaataatttattatttattaaagaatattttaaaatataaaacttgAAATATTGTTGTACAAACTTTTCCACATAAAAAGGGTAGCATTGTTAAAAAAGTTTACACAAAATGCAATAatgaaggggaaaaaaaaaaaaaaaattcagtaaacaaatatttaatacGAATGTGAAAAAGATACCTACTCATATACATTATTGGAAAAATAGACTCACCAAAATTTGAAAAGGGGGTTAACAAAATAGATTTGTAGATTGATACACACAAGTTTGTACGTTTGTTACCTCCCCCTATCCATGTACACGTtcacgtaaaaaaaaatttaagtaaaatGCGTAAAAATTGTACGCATATTAACATAGCATGCGTAATGATGCGAATAAAAAAAGCTAAAATAGTGAATGCAAATAACGTTTGTGTGTACATGTcattttgtaataaatttacaaagtaaaagaattaataaaggtttttttgtttttttcttttcttttgttttattttcttttaatctGTATTTCATTGTAATTACAAGATCCTGTTGTTAATTTGATTTGTTGTGTCTATGTGTGCGCAAATAATTTTCTCCaccatatatttgtaaagtACAACTACTGTGAAGGTATTTTtgctaatatattttaaatgttgcAATGTTGTATTATGGTTGGTCGAAACTTGCAGCTTTAACAGTTtcataaaattctttttagtaacttgctttttatttccatttacATGATCATCTACATGCATTTACATATTCATTtacacttttatttttcttttacataaattctgttaatatttttagcagtactaaaaaatgaagaaagtgtatatatgaaCGTTTGTAATAATTgcaaatgtaaaatatttataaatcaaaagaaaatttcacaagggtgtatatgtatatgtgcatatgtattacatgtacaaataaatatttgtaactACTTACGTATGAGCGTAAgcacttattttttattacgtACTGTTATAACCGCTCTACAAAAATACAGTTAGTTTAGGACCgttattattgtaaaaacgtctctaaaaatattaaaaagtaaaagtgaaaaaaaaaaaaaaaaaagaggaatgGAGCACGTGCCtcttacaaaatatatatacatgtatttaaGATGTTCGCgaaaatgatttaaaaactatatgaaaattatttgaaaattatttaaaaactatatgaaaattatttgaaaattatttaaaaactatatgaaaattatttgaaaattatttaaaaactatatgaaaattatttaaaaactatatgaaaattatttaaaaattatatgaaaattatttgaaaattatttgaaaattatttaaaaactatatgaaaattatttgaaaattatttaaaaactatatgaaaattatttgaaaattatttaaaaactatatgaaaattatttataaactaTTTGAAAAATCTGCACGTGGGGAAATGAATGATACCTTTTCCGTAAAAATATGTGAAAAGGATTTGAGCGAAAATTAGATGATATTTTCATTAACCTTTTTTTCGGGTaccatataaataaatatctaaatgaatgaatgaaaagagaaaaaaatggaatgaCAGAGCAAAAATAAGAATGAATAAACGACGCACGAGgcaaattcttttttaacagTGCGTACCATTAAgagaatttatatttgaattgTAACATCATTGCAATAGTAGTAAATTCGAATCGCTATAGTGCTAATTTTTATTGGTATATATAACttctgaatattttttttttttttttttaaatataataagtaaCATGTGGTAAATATTTTCGCTTTCCACCCACTACAGATTTATACATTTTGCGACATACGTAGAGTTACACGGCTTCTTTTTTACAGTCGATTTAAAAGTTTTAACTGTACAAAACATGAACACGTATATACAAATGTTCATGCACGTATAATTGTGCACGTACATGAGAAGTGGTAGCAGTAAGCACAGCATGCTCAACATACTCGTACCAACAGCTCATGTCCTATAAGCGCCTGAACAGATGAGGCACATGTAAGGGGTTTTATAAAACACTCGTCTTTTCTTTACCCATCTGTACATTtctcatttaataaattaatacatacgtgcataaATGCGTActtatataagtatgtacatatgtacggCTGTATGTattcatgtacatatgtaagcGCGCAAACTGCACGATGTACTTGTGCTTAGGACATTTGAAGCTGGGACATCATGTATATACAGTACAGGCTTTTTAGTGAACACTCGCTGTGGAGGCTTCTAGAAATAAACAAGAATGAAAATTACATTTTagtaaatgaattaaaaagcATTATTTGCAAAC is a window from the Plasmodium malariae genome assembly, chromosome: 2 genome containing:
- the PmUG01_02020200 gene encoding zinc-carboxypeptidase, putative, coding for MFIKDENDSNSLNNFTYNSHSVISLFHFLSAGNNNEGSNLCELVNSGDNQIVHDDKNTNGGEKKGEKYLHKYRSTFSLGAMKKEGDHKNCKSVENIRKGKDCDMNNRNVTINSSNGSSKRSGISSVISSGISSGISSGISSGINSGISSGISSGINSGINSGIRSSKISSKSNSKSGRKKSYHYRDTECLVYHESFKMIYEGTNVHVEIPTAIHCLGEDDGRYNNHEHKCKSMKGIDTGEVRTHRMGDINISGEIITNGKDSSKRKESCLIPIDNLKGFLKNCVKESNWKNRDLFLRSMRNVDDILNYNFHAIREGVYKLNELSFYEHDNFLLHIIRNKKRKVEESKGIESKLCVNHEPVDTCYIRCNKSDVQNGNTQLEKNDISKVNPNDDYSKWLMNRCCSCTSKLIMLLKEEEKNCEKLEEIKKMENFEEQNDKTDEKRVLRENEDTKIEEKISQDSLRSLSRPLPFSLNPYSVSTLPSAPLTFSVYDKAEQINCMEEPGNTYKFVLHIKQKEEKAKELYVLKSRVIFNSKFESANLQYVMKEKNKEVYSLFLNSDIRMNEKKNQWFYFSASLVPDEYYSNELIKKLNKQRCMNKFIYEINKDKYIHYDNVKCAVDFSDKFAISNSKKLKKPFTVQFKIANMSKPFFIYKDGHSPLVFSECKYKFENKQWERTAYNIKYIKNNTSKYFNIKKNCMENLSYATYTLQFSYDFTYTYDTVYFASSYPYTYSYLMQHLTYIKNYVSEKKHINYLDLTLCKTSCGFNCPLLAITNYDNIDDTLNTRDGKNDPSRGSIVSATNCDVNNDVKSNINDEIRIFNEKGKDENYDIKKEKYVTSVNERTKKCSDLQSELRSDLQSELRSDLQSELRSDLHSELRSDLQSELRSDLHNEKCNLSDINIRSVTAFENEHVISCSALCNETKCSGKNETCKYRSSSKDNHVNNNGGVITGIRAFGKYKSYVGFSDNTANRGCGTNNINIDCRDEHNEKWCLYNLCHHSSVDDYIEKLPFDMNGKKGGEHPPSNSDVLGKIDTEKLGKRSNSFMNELPSLLKNKFYYEGKRNKTNVELKSIQSSILKSSQLQSFQLQSSQLQSSQSQSSQLQSSQLQSSQSQSSHRSESSCNSKKEEKKIIILTARVHPGETNASYVMHGFLSFIISDSIYANILRNNYIFIIIPMLNIDGVVLGHNRYCSNGFDLNRQWNIPIYYLHPTIYSVKWMMKRISKTKEIIFYCDFHEHSRKYNCFLYGNLETKTYIKNRKLAEIFPGIFSQSTPWFSLERTIFKSEENENCGIARYVCGKEFKIDCSYTLEISLLGVQIKRDSIMDHSYSSYGNYGSCDHSLDHNCGHYFNFLHPVKKEDPFFSEKNYEFCRNFDIGKRIMNRSGNFNKFCKKKKENLSFPIDSIGNNDKTYDDVNENVSRNNCYACLSEKDKIKKKNENGFNNVEKEQDKHRGTINKDYDLACDPSKYDFFFYDENLLLMTGISFGISLFKFMNFITHYHKYTICKEITDKERKLVFRKPIIRESEQLSNMNDINEIKNRSYYGGVERIYCNNEDKPNSVYYAGGTSLSITKRCISSKIIGKMDDTSSAKISEKLSSKYFSNGTDRHSTNWYNCRREEDDTSRVNNTSSKDEFTRVRGSKIMD